In the Alistipes provencensis genome, ATAAAGCTCCTCCGTATCACCGGCATTGCGCCCCTTCACCACGACATACATCTGGTCATCCGAGGCATTGGCATATTCGAAAACGAACTCGTCCGAAGTCCCGAGCAGCTCTTCGGGATCGGTGCATTTGCTCAGGTCGCGGGGCAGCGTTACGAAGAATGACTCGCGGGTCCAGAGGAACGAGCGCTCGGAGGTGTCATAGGGCGCCACCGTGCCGAACGAATTCTGATTGCAAACAGCAAAGCCCGTCACGGTAAAAGGCACATTGACAGTCTCTCCGCCGACCTCGACGCTCCCCTGCGCAAAGGAAATCTTTGCCATGTTACGCACCAGTATCACCGGGTTCTTGAGCGTTGCGACCAAATCTCCATCGGAAGGGGTATTGCCGTCACCGAACTGTACGCTCGACACCCGTCCCCAGTAGACTACTCGTGCCGAAGTAGAGAGCAGTTCCAATACCACGCTATTTTCGTGGCGTCCCCGGTTGGCTGCGTCGTTAAACGACGATTCGAGATTCTGATTCGCCAGAAAATGGATGATTTGCGTTCGACTCGGCACATCCGCAGAAAGCGTTCCAGACAACTGGTCAGCTTGGACGTCGAGTTCCGAAGGCGTTACACGGGAGAGAAAAAGACCGTCACGGTCGAAGCAGAGCAGTGTCATCGACTGGATTCCGAGACCGTCGGGATCGACGCTGCGCGTCGTGACGACCGGCATGTCGGGGACCGTCACAGCGATCTCGACATGCAACACGTCACCGGGCACAGCCTCCGGAACAACCTCCACGGGCGTTTGCGTACAGGATATGCAGGCCAAAGCCAGCAACGATACAATATATGTCGCAATTCGTTTCATAATCCCGATTATTTACCCACCTCGCCCCGGTAATGGTCGCGCACGCAGCGGATGCCTGTCCCAGTCATATCTACCTGATTACCGTCCACATCTACGGTATAACCCGTGCCAATATTCTTAACCTCACCACCAGCCGACCAATAGTTGGGACGATCAAGCACAATATCCATTGCCTCCGATCCTGTTTGGAATTTACCGATGATTTCCAATTCAGCTTTGGTTGGCAGTCGCCAGTCATCGTAATAGATCAGCGCGTTGTCACTGGGGTTCTCCCGATCCTTGTAAACCGCTTCAACATATTTAGCGCAATGATCTGCTGCTGCATCCAATATATTCTCAGTGATAAGCGATCCGTTTGCGACCATTCCCAACTGTGAAGCAATCATAAACGAAGGCGAAACCAACTTTTGATTATCCTCACGCCCGTCGGTCACATCGTAAGTCACGCCTCCGGAAGTATATGTTGTCATTCGGGGACGGCCGAGCACATATTCACCAGAGGTCGAGGTTATTCTCACATGGTAAATATGCGAATTCGATCGTTTGGTATTATTTCCACCCAACCAAGATTTAGCGGTCCATCCACTAACAACTAGTCCCCAACCGTAATTGTTGATACTCCCCAAACCTGTTGTTTCCGAATAATCCTGCAACACTTTCGAAACGAAAAGTACTCCATCGACATCATCACCCTCTTCATTTGCAGTCCAGGGCGTATAAGAATAGTCCAGACTCCAAGTATTATCCTGCCCTGATCTGAGCCGAACAAGAACACGATCAGAAAATTTATAAAAAATCGGAGGGAAAAGTTGCCCTTCTAACCAGCCACAATGTTGGAGCCAATGTGTAACCTGATTGTTTTTATAGTGATTCGTAAAATCATCCCGGTAAGAGAAATACCCCAGCGAATTGGTGATGTAGACCAATGGATACTGCTCGATATGTAGCGGTTGGCTTTGTCCTGTTTGATTGGTAACCGTCACCTCAATATAACGGATGGCGTTATTGTCAGGCGACTTGCCCAGCACCTCGATCACACCTGCAACGCCCGTGTCCGTCGACGGCCTGACCGAAATGCCTGCATCAGCCACCTGCGAGGAAGTAAGCTGTGTCTCGAGACCGAACTTGTTATAATAATATACCTTGTCAACCGTCACCGTCACGGGCGACGACGACGAGAAACCGACCGAATGGTCCTCAGCCACATAGTCCGCCCCGGCGCCCTCGGGCGTCATGTCATCCATGCGCAAGTCGTTGGTTGTCAAAAAGAGGAACTGCGGGCTGTCGCCCGTATCAACGACGATATCATTCGTCACCCAATCCTCGGTCTTGAAAACGACATCCTTGAGTTCTTTGGCGTTGTCGATCTCCGTGCCGCCCAGTCCGCTGAAGGTAATTGTCGTGGTATAGATGCGGTTGCGCAACAACCGGTGGCTGTCGTTACGACTATTGTTGAGCGGAATCGCATAATAATTGTTGGTCCGCAGCTCCCATGCGTCGT is a window encoding:
- the fimD gene encoding fimbrial tip adhesin FimD encodes the protein MKRPIDILLLLAMLLCGAACADDPAADPLPDIPGSDAIWLQVGTSRNGTGAKSAATRAAGTEVENSVTHLDLLIFDDKGVCVHYQEIATPAERFPLSVRKSHFDSDAAYDIYLFANYPGDDLADVEHFTTLKNKTLYNMYVYATGLTERENVPATFLMEGHLSGEKLNDSTESREDKELNIVLSRAAAKIVLNLRTGESSEGVVYELAYDENDETNDNGVRRLPANIPCETYLVPPSDEELRTFSPKLYTPASLTTVGVEYGTYGGNRCAAVTLYAYANDWSGDDSYTTEPRVLVQLPLRYRKKEAPDDAWELRTNNYYAIPLNNSRNDSHRLLRNRIYTTTITFSGLGGTEIDNAKELKDVVFKTEDWVTNDIVVDTGDSPQFLFLTTNDLRMDDMTPEGAGADYVAEDHSVGFSSSSPVTVTVDKVYYYNKFGLETQLTSSQVADAGISVRPSTDTGVAGVIEVLGKSPDNNAIRYIEVTVTNQTGQSQPLHIEQYPLVYITNSLGYFSYRDDFTNHYKNNQVTHWLQHCGWLEGQLFPPIFYKFSDRVLVRLRSGQDNTWSLDYSYTPWTANEEGDDVDGVLFVSKVLQDYSETTGLGSINNYGWGLVVSGWTAKSWLGGNNTKRSNSHIYHVRITSTSGEYVLGRPRMTTYTSGGVTYDVTDGREDNQKLVSPSFMIASQLGMVANGSLITENILDAAADHCAKYVEAVYKDRENPSDNALIYYDDWRLPTKAELEIIGKFQTGSEAMDIVLDRPNYWSAGGEVKNIGTGYTVDVDGNQVDMTGTGIRCVRDHYRGEVGK